The genomic region GGCGCATGTAGCGCTTGAAGGCGTAATCTTCCGAGACCAGGCGCTTGAGCGCCTTCTCGACGAGACCCTCGCGGGTGCGCGCGATGACCTCGAGGGCCACGGCGAGGGGGAAGAGCCGCGGGCCCATCGCCTTGCGGAACCAGCGCACGCTGCGGTAATAGGGGAAGTGCTTCCAGCGCAGGAAGTCGAGCCGGCGCGAGCTCAGGTGGCGGGTGCGGACGTTCGCGAAGTGTCCCGAGTAGCGGCGCAGGTCGCGGTTGACGACGAAGCCCTGTCGCTCGAGGTCCTCGGTCATGGGCGTGCCCGGGTAGGGGGTGAGGACCTGCACGAGGTAGCTGTCGAGGGCCTGCTCGTCCATGAAGCGGAACTGCTCGAGGAGATCCTCCTCGCGGTCGTCGGGGGAGCCGAGGATGAAGCCGCCCATCACCATCATCCGGTGGCGGCGCAGCTCCGCGAGGACGTCCCCGACGAGGGCCGTGCTGTCGCCCTTGCGGTAGGCGAGGAGGTTGCGGCGCGTGACGTTCTCGATGCCGAGGAAGACGAGGTTGAAGCCGGCCTCCGCCATGCGGCCGACGACGGAGAGGTCCCGGCCGAGCCCGGCGACCGAGGCCTGCGTCGAGAAGCGCAGGCGCTTCTTGAGGCCGCTGGCGGCGAGGGCGCGGCAGACCCGGTCGAGGTGCTCGGGATAGAGGGTGAGGTTGTCGTCGGTGAAGAAGATCTCCTCGGCGCCGAGGTCGGCGGCCTCCGACAAGTCGGCGAGGATGCGGTCCATGGGGAAGGCGCGGAAGCTGCGGCCGTACATCTTCGTGATGCTGCAGAAGTTGCAGGGCATGGTGCAGCCGCGCGAGGTCTCGGCGGTGTCGAAGCCGATCCCGTGGATGCGGTAGCCCTTCCAGAGCCGGCTGCGCCGGTCGGGCGGGGGCAGTTCGCGCAGGGGGGAGAGGGCGCGGTCGGCGTTGTGGACGTACTCCGAGCCGCTGCGCCAACTGAGGCCGGCGACGCTCTCGAAGCGCGTGCGCCCCGCGCCCATGGCGCGCACGAGCTCGAGGAGCGTGTATTCGGACTCGCCGCGGGCGATGAAGTCGAAGAGGAGGGGGTCTCCGGCGGCGATGTCGCGGTAGGACATCGTGGCGTGATAGCCGCCGAGCACGATGGGGACGTCCGGGTTCCAGGCCCGCACGAGCCCCGCGACGCGGGTGGCCGTGTAGTACTGGAAGGTCATCGCCGAGAGGCCGACGAGGTCGGGCTTCACCGTCTCCAGGGCCTCGCGCACGGCGCCGGCGACGTCCTCACGGCGCAGGACGAGGTCGGCGACGCGCACGTCGGCGTCGCCCTTGAGCATCCCGGCGAGCGAGGCCAGCCCGAGGTTCGGCGCCCGGCAGAAGCGCGGATAGAGCGGGTGCGTCGCGTCCGGCATGGAGAAGAGGAGGATGCGCATGGCCGCCC from Elusimicrobiota bacterium harbors:
- a CDS encoding radical SAM protein; translation: MRILLFSMPDATHPLYPRFCRAPNLGLASLAGMLKGDADVRVADLVLRREDVAGAVREALETVKPDLVGLSAMTFQYYTATRVAGLVRAWNPDVPIVLGGYHATMSYRDIAAGDPLLFDFIARGESEYTLLELVRAMGAGRTRFESVAGLSWRSGSEYVHNADRALSPLRELPPPDRRSRLWKGYRIHGIGFDTAETSRGCTMPCNFCSITKMYGRSFRAFPMDRILADLSEAADLGAEEIFFTDDNLTLYPEHLDRVCRALAASGLKKRLRFSTQASVAGLGRDLSVVGRMAEAGFNLVFLGIENVTRRNLLAYRKGDSTALVGDVLAELRRHRMMVMGGFILGSPDDREEDLLEQFRFMDEQALDSYLVQVLTPYPGTPMTEDLERQGFVVNRDLRRYSGHFANVRTRHLSSRRLDFLRWKHFPYYRSVRWFRKAMGPRLFPLAVALEVIARTREGLVEKALKRLVSEDYAFKRYMRRYLKDNLFFGEEPDLRWPDDEPTPAPRRPREPAVASPV